The proteins below are encoded in one region of Methanolacinia paynteri:
- a CDS encoding Asp23/Gls24 family envelope stress response protein: MASVSDFIELTPDENVVKEYRSFRMKKPQNATVNIAATNMRLILYGQSSRGRKTGRPTLTQEIRIEDIRGVEIYEKERPRIILIIVGLFFLASAGLLAADRLPSIYRILEGILGNGSYGVLITAAVGIIIFASGFYFRNREFEILVKANNNNLNTGMFSEKTVFKQGIDSPKILRELGSIIIQIQKDREKNHDNSSRHKQNFHSYRDETETEFGDEGIYEEEIESIFEVEEIPRKTPGTPYGTAYPEQQPAPAYEENYREDSGDFNDSQEQETEQENAKEQDKQSGSEIIEEYYDRGREKVNVDDILNTMEKIENPTSKKKDDFMF, encoded by the coding sequence GGAGTACCGTTCATTCAGGATGAAAAAACCACAAAATGCAACAGTCAATATTGCCGCAACGAATATGCGGCTGATATTATACGGCCAGAGCAGCAGGGGAAGAAAAACAGGCAGGCCGACATTAACACAGGAGATAAGAATCGAAGATATCAGGGGCGTTGAAATATATGAAAAGGAGAGACCACGCATTATACTGATAATTGTCGGCCTCTTTTTCCTCGCATCCGCGGGACTGCTGGCAGCAGACCGGCTTCCGTCGATCTACAGGATACTCGAAGGAATACTTGGAAACGGCTCCTACGGTGTTTTGATAACTGCGGCTGTAGGGATCATCATCTTCGCATCCGGTTTCTACTTCAGGAACAGGGAGTTTGAGATCCTTGTCAAAGCGAACAACAACAACCTGAATACGGGGATGTTCTCGGAAAAGACCGTCTTCAAACAGGGAATAGATTCACCGAAGATACTCCGCGAACTGGGATCGATAATCATACAGATACAAAAGGACAGGGAGAAGAATCACGACAACTCTTCAAGGCACAAACAAAATTTCCATTCATACCGCGATGAAACAGAGACTGAATTCGGGGATGAAGGCATCTATGAAGAAGAGATTGAATCGATATTCGAGGTAGAAGAGATTCCCCGAAAAACCCCGGGGACGCCTTATGGAACAGCATATCCAGAACAACAGCCTGCACCAGCTTATGAAGAGAATTATCGTGAAGATTCCGGGGATTTCAACGATAGTCAGGAGCAGGAAACGGAACAGGAGAATGCAAAAGAACAGGACAAACAATCGGGAAGCGAAATTATCGAAGAATACTACGACAGGGGAAGAGAGAAGGTAAACGTCGACGACATTCTCAATACCATGGAGAAGATCGAAAACCCGACAAGCAAGAAAAAAGACGATTTTATGTTCTGA